In Blattabacterium cuenoti, a single window of DNA contains:
- a CDS encoding malate dehydrogenase has protein sequence MKITIIGSGNVGLSCATLLAQQKLATQIILLDIKENISKGKSLDLAQMLPLLHSDTKVLGISNNEFDKTKNSDITIITSGYPRTPGMSRDELININAQIILSVTKQSIIFSPKTKFIIVSNPLDVMTYVSYIVSKIDASRIIGMGGILDSIRYRYFLSKELHCSPRDIHTVLLGTHGDYMIPLYRYTSVSGIPIHELISKEKNNVLIEKTKKGGEEIVNFLGTSSWLAPGASILQIVESIIKDSKRILSCSVFLNGEYNLSNICLGVPIVVGKNGIEKILELHLNKEEKLLLIQSANQVQNMICKLELLNEL, from the coding sequence ATGAAAATTACTATTATTGGATCTGGAAATGTTGGATTATCATGCGCGACTTTATTAGCTCAACAAAAATTAGCTACACAAATTATATTATTAGATATAAAAGAAAATATATCTAAAGGCAAAAGTTTAGATCTTGCTCAAATGTTACCTTTATTACATTCTGATACTAAAGTATTAGGTATATCTAATAATGAGTTTGATAAAACTAAAAATTCTGATATAACTATTATTACTAGTGGATATCCTAGAACTCCAGGAATGAGTAGAGATGAATTAATCAACATTAATGCACAAATTATTTTATCTGTTACAAAACAATCTATTATTTTTTCACCAAAAACAAAATTTATTATTGTATCTAATCCATTAGATGTTATGACATATGTTAGTTATATCGTTTCTAAAATAGATGCATCTAGAATTATTGGTATGGGTGGAATATTAGATTCAATAAGATATCGTTATTTTTTATCTAAAGAATTACATTGTTCGCCAAGAGATATACACACTGTATTATTAGGAACTCATGGAGATTATATGATACCTTTATATAGATATACATCAGTATCAGGAATTCCTATTCATGAATTAATTTCAAAAGAAAAGAATAATGTTTTAATTGAAAAAACAAAAAAAGGAGGAGAAGAGATAGTAAATTTTTTAGGAACATCTTCTTGGTTAGCCCCTGGCGCATCTATTTTACAAATAGTTGAATCTATTATTAAAGATTCTAAAAGAATTTTATCATGTTCAGTATTTTTAAATGGAGAATATAATTTAAGTAATATATGTTTAGGAGTTCCTATTGTAGTAGGAAAAAATGGAATAGAAAAAATATTGGAATTACATCTTAATAAAGAAGAAAAATTATTATTAATACAATCGGCTAATCAAGTTCAAAATATGATTTGTAAATTAGAATTATTAAATGAATTATAA
- a CDS encoding thiamine diphosphokinase — MIHKYIGPEINIFLNGIPPHFNKQINNFFNKTINFVVDGAYSYLKKKKIKIDFIIGDFDSIKQNDIIKIYKNKLIKTLDQNYTDFDKALKIIYQKGFLNINVWGASGKEQDHFLGNLSTALKYKNKLSIIFHDNHHLYFFTKKQETFFIPKYKQVSLFPFTKVKNLFAEGLKYPIKKNFSSWKTNRY, encoded by the coding sequence ATTTTTGAATGGTATCCCTCCACATTTTAATAAACAAATTAATAATTTTTTTAATAAAACAATAAATTTTGTTGTTGATGGAGCATATTCTTATTTAAAAAAGAAAAAAATAAAAATTGATTTTATCATTGGTGATTTTGATTCCATCAAACAAAACGATATAATAAAAATATATAAAAATAAATTAATTAAAACATTAGATCAAAATTATACGGATTTTGATAAAGCATTAAAAATTATTTATCAAAAAGGATTTTTAAATATTAATGTTTGGGGAGCAAGTGGAAAAGAACAAGATCATTTTTTAGGTAATTTATCAACAGCATTAAAATATAAAAATAAATTATCTATTATATTTCATGATAATCATCATTTATATTTTTTTACTAAAAAACAAGAAACTTTTTTCATTCCAAAATATAAACAAGTATCTTTATTTCCATTTACAAAAGTAAAAAATTTATTTGCAGAAGGCTTAAAATATCCTATAAAAAAAAACTTTTCAAGTTGGAAAACAAATAGGTATTAG
- a CDS encoding NAD(P)H-dependent oxidoreductase, protein MNYKILFIVAHPNIKQSILNRHIIDYIIIKYNKNVLIRQLYELYPDFKINVIEEIKIILSVQCIVFQFPFYWYSYPSLFKEWKDKVFTELYTTKNFLSGKHLLISITTGADETSFHAGEKNNFTLDEFLRPIQQTAYIFQMIYHGYMHISMQSISSYNKFIILNQHSDNIINKIKKIVLEK, encoded by the coding sequence ATGAATTATAAAATTCTATTTATAGTAGCTCATCCTAATATAAAACAATCTATTTTAAATAGACATATTATAGATTACATAATAATAAAATATAATAAAAATGTTTTAATACGACAATTATATGAATTATATCCAGATTTTAAAATTAATGTAATAGAAGAAATTAAAATAATTCTTTCTGTTCAGTGTATTGTTTTTCAATTTCCTTTTTATTGGTACAGTTATCCATCTCTTTTTAAAGAGTGGAAGGATAAAGTATTTACTGAATTATACACCACAAAAAATTTTTTATCTGGAAAACATTTATTAATATCTATTACTACTGGGGCAGATGAAACATCATTTCATGCTGGAGAAAAAAATAATTTTACTCTTGATGAATTTCTTCGTCCAATACAACAAACTGCTTATATATTTCAAATGATTTATCATGGATATATGCATATTTCTATGCAATCAATATCATCATATAATAAATTTATAATTTTAAACCAACATTCTGATAATATTATTAATAAAATTAAAAAAATCGTGTTAGAAAAATAA